A part of Loxodonta africana isolate mLoxAfr1 chromosome 11, mLoxAfr1.hap2, whole genome shotgun sequence genomic DNA contains:
- the ZNF135 gene encoding zinc finger protein 135: protein MTPERQDSHMWGTHGKRQKPDSNAHQKTYAKEKPYECQECGKAFSHSSALIEHHRTHTGERPYECHECGKGFRNSSALTKHQRIHTGEKPYKCNQCGRTFNQIAPLIQHQRTHTGEKPYECSECGKSFSFRSSFSQHERTHTGEKPYECSECGKAFRQSIHLTQHLRIHTGEKPYQCGECGKAFSHSSSLTKHQRIHTGEKPYECHECGKAFTQITPLIQHQRTHTGEKPYECNECGKAFSQSTLLTEHRRIHTGEKPYGCNECGKTFSHSSSLSQHERTHTGEKPYECSQCGKAFRQSTHLTQHQRIHTGEKPYECNDCGKAFSHSSSLTKHQRIHTGEKPYECNECSRAFSQLAPLIQHQRIHTGEKPYECNECGRAFSQSSLLIEHQRIHTKEKPYGCNECGKSFSHSSSLSQHERTHTGEKPYECQDCGKSFRQSTHLTQHRRIHTGEKPYECRDCGKAFTHSSSLTKHQRTHTG, encoded by the coding sequence ATGACTCCTGAAAGACAAGACTCCCATATGTGGGGAACACATGGAAAGAGACAGAAACCAGACTCAAATGCTCACCAGAAAACCTATGCAaaagagaaaccctatgaatgtcaGGAATGTGGAAAGGCCTTTAGTCACAGCTCAGCACTCATCGAACACCACCGGACGCACACGGGAGAGAGACCATATGAATGTCATGAATGTGGAAAAGGCTTCCGAAACAGCTCAGCACTTACCAAACACCAGAGAATCCACACTGGTGAGAAACCCTACAAATGCAATCAGTGTGGGAGAACCTTCAACCAAATCGCTCCACTAATCCAGCACCAGAGAACTCATACAGGCGAGAAGCCCTACGAGTGTAGCGAATGTGGGAAATCCTTCAGTTTTAGGTCCTCCTTCAGCCAACATGAGCGAACTCACACGGGTGAGAAGCCCTATGAGTGCAgcgaatgtgggaaagccttccgGCAAAGTATCCACCTCACCCAGCACCTGCGAATCCACACTGGAGAGAAGCCCTATCAGTGTGGAGAGTGTGGCAAGGCCTTTAGCCACAGCTCATCCTTGACCAAACACCAGCGAATCCATACTGGGGAGAAACCCTACGAGTGCCATGAGTGTGGCAAAGCCTTCACTCAGATCACACCACTGATTCAGCATCAGAGGACCCACACAGGAGAGAAGCCCTATGAGTGCAACGAATGCGGAAAAGCCTTCAGCCAGAGCACGCTCCTGACTGAGCATCGGAGGATCCACACAGGAGAAAAGCCCTATGGATGCAATGAGTGTGGGAAAACATTCAGTCACAGCTCATCACTCAGCCAGCACGAAAGGACACACACAGGAGAGAAGCCCTACGAGTGCAGCCAGTGTGGAAAGGCCTTCCGGCAGAGCACGCATCTCACTCAACACCAGAGAATCCACACCGGGGAGAAACCCTACGAGTGTAATGACTGTGGGAAGGCCTTCAGCCACAGCTCATCCCTAACTAAACATCAGCGAATCCACACTGGGGAGAAGCCCTACGAATGTAACGAATGCAGTAGAGCCTTCAGCCAGCTCGCCCCCCTCATCCAGCATCAGAGGATCCACACAGGAGAGAAGCCCTATGAATGTAATGAGTGTGGCAGAGCCTTCAGCCAGAGCTCCCTTCTCATAGAACATCAGAGGATTCACACCAAGGAAAAGCCCTATGGATGCAATGAATGTGGGAAATCCTTCAGTCACAGCTCATCACTCAGCCAGCACGAAAGGACACACACTGGGGAAAAGCCCTACGAATGTCAGGATTGTGGAAAGTCCTTCAGGCAGAGCACGCACCTCACTCAGCACCGGAGGATTCACACAGGAGAGAAGCCGTATGAGTGCAGGgactgtgggaaagccttcacaCACAGCTCCTCCCTTACCAAGCACCAGAGAACTCATACTGGGTAG